One genomic segment of Myxococcota bacterium includes these proteins:
- a CDS encoding VWA domain-containing protein, whose translation MQTTLSWIARNRRTAVLGTALALTLAAGVSSRALTRQMAGAPHPGSGGVATSLFASQGPVRLAAELEGTKLLRGGEGVARVELSIAGHSDDPAALQRVPSDVIVVLDRSGSMEGEKLARAKTATSALLSEMGADDLFALVAYANDAVVAIPATPVTPANREWLDSSVSGLGVEGGTNIAAALELGLRQVGLQARKGHAVRMILISDGMANVGDTSLEGLTGRAHRASASSCVVSSIGVGSDFDERVMAAIADAGTGNFYYLDEQRDLAQIFTREFGAARATLASALQVEITPAPGVRVVDAAGYPLERDGDTVRFTPGALFDGQDRRIWVTLAVSEGAASPQSLGRFGLRYERDGQRESLELPEALAVSWAERQEEVVRSYAPAAWGRSVVQEEYGELESKVAEYVRQNEPQRALAAIGEFKQRVDAVNGFVQSPAVTEKLGRLEGLEQDVNDAFTGANQAEKRNQLSKAKAESSLDARRQGAKGEGSK comes from the coding sequence ATGCAAACGACACTGAGCTGGATCGCCCGCAACCGCCGCACGGCGGTGCTGGGCACGGCCCTGGCACTCACTCTGGCCGCAGGAGTCAGCTCGCGCGCGCTGACTCGTCAGATGGCGGGGGCACCCCACCCAGGCTCCGGCGGAGTTGCGACCTCGCTCTTCGCCTCGCAGGGCCCCGTGCGGCTCGCCGCCGAGCTCGAAGGCACGAAGCTCTTGCGCGGCGGAGAGGGCGTCGCGCGGGTCGAGCTCTCGATCGCCGGTCACTCCGACGACCCCGCCGCCCTGCAGCGCGTGCCGAGCGACGTGATCGTGGTGCTCGACCGTTCGGGCTCGATGGAAGGCGAGAAGCTCGCGCGCGCCAAGACCGCCACGAGCGCCCTGCTCTCGGAGATGGGCGCCGACGACCTGTTCGCCCTGGTGGCCTACGCGAACGACGCGGTCGTGGCGATCCCGGCCACGCCGGTGACTCCCGCGAACCGCGAGTGGCTCGACTCGAGCGTGAGCGGGCTGGGCGTGGAAGGGGGCACGAACATCGCAGCCGCGCTCGAGCTTGGGCTGCGCCAGGTCGGGCTGCAGGCGCGGAAGGGCCACGCCGTGCGCATGATCCTGATCTCGGACGGCATGGCGAACGTGGGAGACACCTCGCTCGAGGGGCTCACGGGCCGCGCCCACCGCGCCAGCGCGTCGTCGTGCGTGGTCTCCTCGATCGGCGTCGGGTCGGACTTCGACGAGCGGGTCATGGCCGCGATCGCCGACGCGGGGACCGGCAACTTCTACTATCTCGACGAGCAGCGCGACCTGGCGCAGATCTTCACGCGCGAGTTCGGCGCGGCGCGCGCCACGCTGGCCTCCGCGCTCCAGGTCGAGATCACGCCCGCACCGGGCGTGCGCGTGGTCGACGCGGCCGGCTACCCGCTCGAGCGCGACGGCGACACGGTGCGCTTCACGCCCGGCGCGCTGTTCGACGGCCAGGACCGGCGCATCTGGGTGACTCTCGCGGTCAGCGAGGGCGCCGCGAGCCCGCAGTCATTGGGCCGCTTCGGCCTGCGCTACGAGCGCGACGGCCAGCGCGAGTCACTCGAGCTGCCCGAGGCGCTGGCCGTGTCCTGGGCGGAGCGCCAGGAGGAGGTGGTGCGCTCCTACGCGCCCGCGGCGTGGGGGCGATCGGTGGTGCAGGAGGAGTACGGCGAGCTCGAGTCGAAGGTCGCGGAGTACGTGCGCCAGAACGAGCCGCAGCGCGCCCTCGCGGCGATCGGCGAGTTCAAACAGCGCGTCGATGCCGTGAACGGCTTTGTGCAGTCACCGGCGGTCACCGAGAAGCTCGGCCGGCTCGAGGGCCTCGAGCAGGACGTGAACGACGCCTTCACGGGTGCGAACCAGGCC
- a CDS encoding response regulator transcription factor: MASPAARILVVEDEPAIRAGLCDVLAYHGHEPVGVEDGDLGLSRALAEEFALVVLDVMLPGLSGLEVCSRLRERRPRQAILMLTARGAEADVLEGFRRGADDYVTKPFSVAELVARVAALLRRASAEDCQGLAPFRCADLWVEPARGVAARNGTEIELTPREVALLALFASEPGRIVSRRRLLRDVWGMHAAESVETRTVDVHIAKLRKKLGASADAPIETIRGLGYRWVADS; this comes from the coding sequence ATGGCGAGCCCCGCCGCGCGCATCCTGGTGGTCGAGGACGAGCCCGCGATCCGCGCGGGTCTCTGCGACGTGCTCGCCTATCACGGGCACGAGCCGGTCGGCGTGGAGGACGGCGACCTGGGTCTCTCGCGCGCGCTCGCGGAGGAGTTCGCGCTGGTCGTGCTCGACGTCATGCTGCCGGGTCTCTCGGGTCTCGAGGTGTGCTCGCGGCTGCGCGAGCGCCGGCCGCGCCAGGCGATCCTGATGCTGACCGCGCGCGGGGCGGAGGCCGACGTGCTCGAGGGCTTCCGCCGCGGCGCCGACGACTACGTGACCAAGCCCTTCTCGGTGGCGGAGCTGGTGGCGCGCGTCGCGGCGCTGCTGCGGCGCGCATCGGCCGAGGACTGCCAGGGACTCGCGCCGTTCCGCTGCGCGGACCTCTGGGTCGAGCCCGCGCGCGGGGTGGCGGCGCGCAACGGCACCGAGATCGAGCTCACGCCGCGCGAGGTCGCCCTGCTCGCGCTGTTCGCGAGCGAGCCCGGGCGGATCGTGAGTCGCCGCCGGCTGCTGCGCGACGTGTGGGGCATGCACGCGGCCGAGTCGGTCGAGACCCGCACGGTCGACGTGCACATCGCCAAGCTGCGCAAGAAGCTCGGCGCGAGCGCGGACGCGCCGATCGAGACCATCCGCGGGCTGGGCTATCGCTGGGTGGCCGACTCGTGA